The proteins below come from a single Chryseobacterium bernardetii genomic window:
- a CDS encoding TolC family protein encodes MKKIIFTAFIVCLFTNINAQVISLQNVIDSIQTNHPIVKMYDNEIRSMDEAAKGARSWMPPTIGVGQFMTPYNVNLWKRDGEMKGMGSAMLSIEQMIPNKKKLDAEEAYMNAMSSVEKENKGAGINEIIQDAKLLYSEWIVLLKRLDVVAENEKMLNFMIKNAEIRYKNGVGKIGAYYKAKAALGSTHNMQIMYENDIKEKRIRLNTLMGRNPMAPFEIDTIFSFNDYSDMVFDTALFNKNRSDLKSLDQQIRLTTLKQETERQSLKPEFGVRFENMYGFGGQPMQYTAMAMVKLPFVNWASKMSKANIASLKWKADALSSQKNMMINEYSGMAYGMRNEFDLKKNQLSLYRDDIIPALKNNFKTMQLGYEQNTEELFMLYDAWEKLNMTQLEYLDILSKAFEMQITIDRLIERK; translated from the coding sequence ATGAAAAAGATAATTTTTACAGCATTTATAGTATGTCTTTTTACCAATATAAATGCACAGGTTATAAGCCTCCAAAATGTTATAGACAGCATACAAACCAATCATCCCATTGTGAAGATGTACGACAATGAAATTCGTTCTATGGATGAAGCAGCAAAAGGCGCACGAAGCTGGATGCCGCCAACAATTGGTGTTGGACAGTTTATGACACCTTACAACGTGAACCTTTGGAAAAGAGATGGTGAGATGAAAGGAATGGGTTCGGCTATGCTGTCGATAGAACAGATGATACCCAATAAGAAAAAGTTGGATGCTGAAGAAGCATATATGAACGCAATGTCATCCGTAGAAAAAGAAAATAAAGGAGCGGGCATAAATGAAATTATACAGGATGCCAAACTCTTATACTCCGAATGGATTGTGTTACTGAAACGACTGGATGTAGTTGCCGAAAACGAAAAGATGCTCAACTTCATGATTAAGAATGCAGAAATACGGTATAAGAACGGAGTAGGTAAAATAGGTGCATATTATAAAGCTAAAGCAGCGCTCGGAAGCACCCATAATATGCAGATTATGTATGAAAATGATATCAAGGAAAAACGCATCAGATTAAATACCCTTATGGGGCGAAACCCTATGGCTCCTTTTGAAATTGATACAATATTTTCATTCAACGATTATTCGGATATGGTATTTGATACTGCACTGTTCAACAAAAACCGGAGTGACCTGAAATCATTAGACCAGCAGATACGGTTAACAACTCTGAAACAGGAAACAGAGCGACAAAGCCTGAAACCTGAATTTGGTGTTCGATTTGAAAATATGTATGGCTTTGGAGGACAGCCCATGCAATACACAGCAATGGCAATGGTAAAACTGCCTTTTGTCAATTGGGCTTCAAAGATGAGCAAAGCTAATATTGCAAGTTTGAAGTGGAAAGCAGATGCCCTTAGTTCTCAAAAAAACATGATGATAAATGAATACAGTGGTATGGCATATGGCATGAGAAATGAGTTCGACCTCAAAAAAAATCAGCTTAGTCTTTATAGGGATGACATCATTCCGGCTTTGAAAAATAATTTCAAAACAATGCAGCTCGGTTACGAGCAAAATACCGAGGAATTATTTATGCTGTATGATGCATGGGAAAAACTGAACATGACACAACTGGAATACCTCGATATTTTATCAAAAGCATTTGAGATGCAAATAACAATAGACCGTTTAATTGAAAGAAAATGA
- a CDS encoding efflux RND transporter periplasmic adaptor subunit — translation MKYIICFLMIILVLYSCNNNTDKTSHPDNSHTAKNSPTYTCPMHPEVTSNKPGKCPKCGMELVQKTVNTNETESIELNTLLKPTNEFVISDIPTIRMQSEHKDITVQALGNIAYDTRQTGNISARISGRIEKLYIRYKFQKIAKGQKVMDIYSPELMEAQVNLLFLLKNDATNNMMINAAKQKLLLLGMSENQLQSIIQKGKPDLSVSVYSNYAGHIHETGTAGSMGSSTSPSNSMGEISETSSELSLKEGMYVQKGQTIFNVFNPGKSWVLLNIFPEDVPLVKTGQTVSIIPEVAPEKKFIGTIGFIEPFFRPGSKTLSVRVYFDNNRMQLPIGSQVKSEISTAGISGNWIPKEAVISLGLTKVILKKVDRGFIVNKIETGNEANGYIEVLQGLLPVEEIAGNAQYLMDSESFVRTKNN, via the coding sequence ATGAAATATATAATTTGTTTTTTGATGATTATTCTTGTACTGTATAGTTGTAACAACAATACAGACAAGACCAGTCATCCCGACAACAGTCACACTGCTAAAAATAGCCCGACATATACCTGCCCCATGCACCCCGAAGTTACCAGCAACAAGCCCGGTAAATGCCCCAAGTGCGGAATGGAATTGGTGCAAAAAACAGTAAATACAAATGAAACGGAAAGTATTGAGTTGAATACACTGCTTAAGCCGACTAATGAATTTGTTATATCAGACATTCCTACTATTAGGATGCAGTCAGAGCATAAAGACATAACCGTACAGGCTCTTGGAAATATTGCTTATGATACCCGACAAACGGGAAATATATCCGCCAGAATATCCGGCAGGATTGAAAAGCTTTATATACGTTATAAATTCCAAAAAATAGCAAAGGGGCAGAAAGTGATGGATATTTATAGCCCCGAACTGATGGAAGCGCAAGTGAATTTATTGTTTCTATTAAAAAATGATGCTACGAACAATATGATGATAAATGCGGCTAAGCAAAAATTGCTATTACTTGGAATGAGCGAAAACCAATTGCAGAGTATCATCCAAAAAGGAAAGCCTGATTTATCCGTATCTGTTTACAGTAACTATGCCGGACATATTCACGAAACCGGCACAGCCGGGTCAATGGGCAGTAGTACATCACCCTCAAATTCGATGGGAGAAATATCTGAAACATCTTCTGAACTTAGCCTGAAAGAAGGTATGTATGTTCAAAAAGGACAAACTATTTTTAATGTATTTAACCCGGGAAAATCGTGGGTGTTGTTAAATATTTTCCCCGAGGATGTACCGCTTGTAAAGACAGGTCAAACAGTAAGTATTATACCGGAAGTAGCTCCGGAGAAGAAATTTATAGGAACTATTGGGTTTATAGAACCATTTTTCAGACCCGGAAGTAAAACGTTATCCGTGCGTGTCTATTTTGATAATAACCGTATGCAGTTACCAATCGGAAGTCAGGTTAAATCTGAAATATCAACGGCTGGAATTTCCGGCAATTGGATACCTAAAGAAGCTGTCATTTCCCTTGGATTAACCAAAGTCATTTTGAAAAAAGTAGATAGAGGGTTTATCGTGAATAAAATTGAAACAGGTAATGAAGCGAACGGATATATAGAAGTATTGCAGGGGCTGTTACCCGTGGAAGAGATTGCAGGAAACGCACAGTACCTTATGGATAGTGAAAGTTTTGTAAGAACAAAAAATAATTAG